GATCGCCAGGGCAGTGAAGATCGGCGCCGTGTGACGCCCGATCATTCCGAACAGGAAAAACCCCGGCGTCCTGTTGGAGCCAGGGTTTCACTCCCGCTGGCTTTGCGCTGCCAATCTCCGAAATGATCAGACTGGAACCATCTCCGACGCCCCAGGTTCTTCCTTTCCAAGGAGGATGAGCCATGCCTGAGATCACCGCCTACGAACACGGCGCTCGCAAGCTCGAGGCGAGAACCGGTCCCGATCCGAGCGACGAATTCTCGCAAGATGCAGCGGAGAACCGCAAGCCGCCGCTTGGGATTGGTCTCACCGAAAAGGTGGACCGGCATCGCAGTGAGACCGACAAATCGGATTTCCGCGATATGACCCCCGAAAAGGACGCCGAGGGTCAGTTCGAGGATCGACATGCAGGCGGAAGCAACGACGGCGTTACCAGTGCAAACCCGCGCGTCCTGTCCGGAAACGAGGACGGCGACGCGACATTCCCGCTCGACCGGCCTTCGCACGACACCGATGAGCGTCCCGCGCCGGACCTGGACGAGCAGAGCAGCTAGAGCTGCAAAGGAAGGTTACGATGCGCATTTCCATCGCCCTTGTCGTCATTGCCGCCGCCATTGCGGGATGCAGCAACGACGACACCTCGACGTCGTCCGTAAAGCAAAATGATCCGGCACCGCGGGTTGAGACCGATCCGACGCCGGACACCGGAACCGGCGGGGATATGCAGTCGGCCACGCCGGGCGGGACGGTGAACCGAGCGCCCGACCAGCCCCCTCAGCCGGCGCAGTAACGGTCCGGCACGAAACGGAGCTTTCGTCGCTAACCTGCCCCTAAGACTTACGGGAAGAACCCTTCCTCGCCGAGGAAGGGTTCTTTTCGAGGCTCTTCTTCAAGGCATCCATCAGACTGACCACGTTGGACGCGCCTTCCGGCTCAGCGTCGGCCTTGGCTTTCGCCGTGCTCTTTCCCTTACGGTTCTTCGCCGCAATGATGTCCCGCAATTTCTCCTGGACGGGGTCCTCGACCATTTTTGGAGTCCAAGGCTTCGAGCGTTCCTCGATCAGCTCGCCTACCATGTTCACCAGCTTCGAATCCGCGCGGGCTGGGTCGATGTCCTTGAAGAATTCGCCGGGATCCCGCACCTCGTCGCCATAGCGCAGCGTCCACAGGATGATGCCGTTGCCGCGCGGTTCGAGCAGGACAGCCCTTTCGCGCCGGTTCAGAACCAGGCGGGAGATGCCAACGACATCCTTTTCTCTCATCGCCTCGCGGATCACTGCAAAGGCCTCCTCTCCGACCTTGTCCGACGGCACGACGTAGTAGGGGCTGTCGTACCAGATCCAGGGGATGGAATCGGCCGGCACGAAGCTGTCGATATCGACGGTGCGCACGCTATCGAGCGCCACTGCCTCAAGCTCCTCGTCCTCGAAGGTAACGAACTTCCCCTCTTCCGTCTCGTATCCCTTCACCTCGTGGCGGACGACCTCTCCGGTGTCGGAGTCGACATACTGGCTGCGCACGCGCCGACCGCTCTTGCGGTTGATCGTATGGAAGCGGATCTTCTCGCTCTCCGACGTTGCAGGCATCATCGTGACGGGACAGTTCACCAGCGACAGCTTGAGATAGCCCCTCCAGAATGCATTGCGCGCCATGGCTCGCCCTCACGCTGCCTTCTTGCCCGTGCCCGAACGCTTGGCAGGCGGCTTCCGCGGTTGCTTGGCCACGACCTTCGCGCTTTCTCGAAGCGCCTCCATAAGGTCCACGACCTTACCGGCCTTCGGCTTCTTCGGCGCCTTGATGGGCCGACCTTCGATCTTGGCGCGGACAAGTTCCGCGAGTGCGGCGTCGTAGCGGTCATCGAAGCCGGACGGATCGAACTCACCTGCCATCGTACCAATGATGTGACCGGCGAGATCGAGCATGTCCTTCCTGATCTTGATCGCGGGGATGTCGCCGAACGCCTCTGTGGCGGAGCGCACCTCGTAATCGAAGTTCAGCGTGTTGGCGACGATGCCATCGCCGAAAGGGCGGATCATCAGCTTGCGGACACGCCGAAACAGGACAGCTTCCCCGAGGGCTGCGACCTTCTTTTTCTTCATTCCCTCCCGTATCAGGTCGAACGCCTCCTCCGCGACCTTGTCGACGGGGGCCAGGTAATACGGCTTGTCGAAGTAGACGGTATCGACTTCGCGACATGGGATGAAGGCTTCGATGCGGATGGTCTTGTCACCCTCGGGGATCGCGGCGTTGATCTCCTCCTGCTCGAGAATGATGAAGTCGCCGCGGTCGGTTTCATAGCCCTTGACCTGGTCTTCTCGCTCCACCGCCCTGCCTGTCTTCTCGTCGACGAATTCGCGCCTTACCCGATTGCCGGTGTCCTTGTTGACAGTGTGAAAGCGCGTGCGTTCGCCGGTCGAGGCTCCCGAAAACAGCGCGACCTGGCAGGTGATCTCGTCGAGCTTGAGATAGCCTTTCCACTGCGCTCTGGGTCGTGCCACGCGAAACTCTCCCCTGTCGACGCAGGATAATGCCGGCGGTGTGTGCCGGTTCCGCATGCTTCGCCCGTAATGCTCCTCTTTGCAGAAGAAATGTCCGGGGCGATGGAACTTTCATTCAAGCCCGCTGTTCGAATCCGGTCGATCACAAGGGTGTGATCTGAGAGGAGGCTTTCAAATGGCAAAGGAAAAGACGCTTGAGGATCTGTTCCTCGATACGTTGAAGGACATCTACTACGCCGAACGCAAGATCCTGAAGGCGCTGCCGAAGATGGCCCGCGGGGCGCAGTCCGACAAGCTGAAGGCGGCATTCGAGAAACATCGCGACGAGACGGAAGGACAGGTCGAGCGCCTCCAGCAGGTGTTCGAGATATTCGGCAAGCGCGCCCAGGGCAAGACATGTCCTGCGATCGACGGCATCATCGAGGAAGGGGAGGAGATCCTTGAAGAGTTCAAGGGTACACCTGCCCTGGACGCGGGTCTGGTCTCCGCTGCGCAGGCCGTCGAGCACTACGAGATCACCCGCTATGGAACGCTGCGCAGGTGGGCGGAGATGCTCGGCAAGCCCGAGGCAGCCAAGCTTTTCGAGGACACGCTGAAGGAGGAGAAGGCAACAGACGGCAACCTCACCGACTTCGCGGAGAATGCCGCCAACAAGAAAGCTCTGATGGCTGCCGAATAGGAGGGTGTCATGATTGCGACAGGAGATCGATCGCACAGGCCGCCAACCAGGCAGGACGCGGATGCCCACGACGAGTTCTCAAGGGAGGCTGTCGCCGGTCGGCCTCCCGCGGACGGGAGGGGGCAACCGCAGAAGAGCGACAGAAAGGCCGCAAAACCCGCGACGCCCAGCCCCGCGCCTCAGAAGACATCTGGCCTCGGTCCTGCCATAGCCGAGCGCTCGAAGGACGCCAAAGCTCCGAAGAGCGGGCGTCAACCTGGCGCCTATGTCAAGGAGTGAACCGGACGTGTCCGGCGGCGGCCCCACTGCCGCCGGCGCACGATCAAGGTGGACCGCACCCTCTTCCGGATGCGGATTGCCTGTCTCTCCCGCCAGACTTTTACCTAGAGCTGCCCGTCATGCTCGTCTGCACGGCACAGGTGCCGTTCGAACGGATTGAAGCCGTCACTTCGCATGGTCGGTTGCGGCGATCATTCTCGACGGCGTGGGCGTCTGACATCCTATCCAAGTTCAAGGCACGTCACGCCGAAAACGAGATTGTCCTGGTAGGCCGGAGGGTCCCCACGGTACATCCGCGCGGTTTCGAAGCCGGAGGTGAAACCGAGGGCGATCAGGCCATCTATGAATTCCGACCGCGCCTCGGGAACGTCGATGTGGACCTCGCTCCCACACGTCGTGGCGAGTGAGGCGAGCAATGCCGCGGCGGTCTTCTCGTCGCGCGCGAACAGGGGACCGATCTTGTGTCCTTCGCCGCAGGCGCGGGCGACGCCGAAGCCCCGGACGATCCCGTTGGCGACGGATGCCAGCGAAATCCGTGGCGGACCCAACCAGGCGACCAAAAAATCGTTCCGTACGGCCGGGAAACACATACGGTCGAACTCATGTATCGCGGCGGACAGATCGGGCGTCACCGGGCGAATGCAGGGTGCGTCGGACGCAGCTACCCGACCGCTGAAGCGCAGCGTGCGGTAGGCTGGCTCGAAGCCCATGCTCCGATAGTTCGCCTGCTGAGCCGGCACGCCGTCGAGACCGATCGTGCGGCCCGAAAGTCGCGTCATGCCCGCGTCCCACACGGCCTTGCCGTAGCCTTTTCCGCGCTGGTCGGACCGGCAGATGTAGAGGCCGATGAAACCGAAATCGTCGCCATAGGCGATCGCCGCGATGCCGGCGACCATCTCGCCGCCGACGAAGGCGCCGAGGAAGCCGTCGGGGTCGGCGACGCGGAACGCGGCGGCATCGCCAAGACCCGGGTTCCAGCCTTCGGCCGCCGCCCAGCCGACGAGCGTCTCCACCTCGGCCGGCGACAGGGGTCTGATTTCGGGAGCGCCTGTCATCAGGCGGCCGGCGGAGCGAAATCGGCGAGCATGCCGATGAAGGGCTTTGGCAGCGGCGAAGCATAGGCGCCGCGCTTGCCGGTCGTCAGCCCGAGCGCGATCAGTGCCTCGGCCTGCTTCACCGCGGCGCCAACTCCATCGATGACCGGCAAGCCGAACTCGCGCTGCAGGGCTGCCGCGAGGTCGGCCATGCCGGCGCAACCGAGCACGATCGCCTCGGCGCGATCGTCGTCCAGCGCGCGGGCAATCTCCATCTTGAGCTTCGCGACCGCGTCGGAATTCGGATCCTCCAGCGCCAGCACCGGCACGCCCGCGACGCGCACCTTCGCGCGGGAGGCGAAGCCGTAGCGGCGGACCAGCTCCTCCACCGGCACGCGCGAGCGCTCGCTGGTGGTCACCACGGTGAAGCGGGCCGCGACGAAGGAGGCGAGCGTAAGCGCAGCCTCGCAGATACCGATCACCGGGATCGAGGCCATCGAGCGCGCGGCGTCCAGCCCTGTGTCGTCGAAGCAGGCGATGACCGCCGCCTGCGCGCCACCCGCCTCGCCACGCCGGATCTCGGCGAGCAGGCCCGGCATCGCGAACACCTCGTCGTAATAGCCCTCGATCGATACCGGTCCCATGCCTGATGTCGTCGCCTCGATCATGGTTCCCTCGGCCGCGGCCGATGTCGCTGCCGCCTCTATCGTCTCGGTCATCGAGGCGGTCGTGTTCGGATTGACGACGAGAATGCGCATGAAGGGATCAGCCGCGAGTCCGCCGTCGCCCGAGCCAGACGATGATGCCGAGCGTAGCCGCAATCACCAGGAAGGAGAAGAGCGTCGTCACGGTGCCAAGCGCGTAGAGCACCGGCGTCGTGACGTTGGTGGTCATGCCATAAATCTCGAGCGGCAGCGTGTTGAACGTGCCGGCCGTCATCAGCGTGCGGGCGAACTCGTCGTAAGAGAGCGTGAAGCCGAACAGGCCGACGCCGATCAGGCTCGGCGCGATCATCGGCAGCAGCACGTGGGCGAAGGTCTGCCACGAGGTCGCGCCGAGATCGCGGGCAGCCTCCTCGTAGGATGGCGAGAAGCGGTTGAACACGGCGAACATGATCAAGACGCCGAAGGGCAAGGTCCAGGTGAGATGTGCGCCGAAGGCCGAGCCGTACCAGGAGGGGCGCAGCCCGACCTGCTGGAACAGGACGCCGATGCCGAGCGAGATGATGATCGAGGGAACCACCAGACTCGCGACCGACAGGTAGAACAGCGCGGTGGCGCCGACGAACTTGCGGCGGAAGGCGAGGCCGGCGAGCAGCGAAACGACTACGGTGACGATCATCACCATCAGCCCGAGCATGAACGAGCGGCGGAAGCTGCCGCCGAAATCGCCCACCGCCTGGCGCTCGAACAGGTTGGCGAACCAGTGCAGCGACACGCCGTTGAGCGGGAAGGTCAGGCCGCCGTTCGGCCCTTGAAAGGACAGGATCAGGATCGCCGACAGCGGGCCGTAGAGGAACAGCACGAACAACACGAAGAAGGCTGACAGGACGTAGAATTCGAGGGTGCGCTTCTCGTGCGACATCGCTCAGAGCTCCTTGCGAATGTCGACGATGCGCAGGATGCCCGCGACCATCAGGAGGACGAGAACGAGCAGCACCACCGCATTGGCGGCCGCGGCCGGATACTGCAAGAGCGACATCTGGTTCTTCATCATCAGTGCGACCGAGGCGCTCTGGCCCCCGGACATGACCTGCACGGTCGAGAAGTCGGCCATGACCAGCGTGACGACGAAGATCGTGCCGATCGCCATGCCGGGCTTGGCGAGCGGGATGATGACGTTGGTGAGGATCTGCCAGCTGGTGGCGCCGGCGTCGCGCGCGGCCTCGACCAGCGACCGGTCGATGCGCATCAGCGTGTTGAAGATCGGCGTCACCATGAACAGCGTGTAGAGGTGGACCATGGCGAGCACGACGGCGAAGTCCGAATAGAGCAACCACTCGATGGGCGCCGGTATGATGCCGGAGCCGACGAGGGCAGAATTGACCAGGCCGTTGCGGCCGAGCACCGGAATCCACGAGATCATCCGGATGATGTTGGAGGTGAGGAAGGGCACGGTGCAGACGAGGAACAGCACCATCTGCATGGTCGTCGTGCGAATGTGGAAGGCGAGATAGTAGGCGACCCAGAAGCCGATGAAGATGGTCAGCGCCCAGACGATGGCCGCGTATTTCAGCGTGTTGAGATAGGTCTTCCATGTCACCCACGAGCCGAGCGTCTCGGCATAGTTGAGGGTGATGAAATCGGGATACATCGCGGCGAAGTCGTAATCCCAGAAGGAAACGACCGCGATCATCAGGATCGGCAAAAGCAGAAACGCGCCGAGGATGAGCGCCAGCGGCGCGGCCTGCAGGTAGGCGGAAAAGCGGGCGAACACCGAGGCACGCGAGCGGGTCGTCGCGACGGCGGCTGGCGCGGCGATTGTGTCGTCAATGGCTGCGGTCATCGTCGGGCCTCGGTTGATCTGGAGCGTCGAGAAAGACGCCTTCCCTCGGTTAGGCCGGGGGAAGGCCAATCATTCGTCAGGCCGCGATGAACTCGTTCCAGCGGCGGACCATGTAACGGTCCTCGTCCATCACCGAGTTCCAACAGGCGACGCGGCCCATGCGCTCCTCGAAGGAGCCGCCGTCACGCACCGCGCCCGGCTTTTCCATGACCTTGCCGGTCGGATCCTTGATCTCGCCCTGCGCCGGCTTGCCCTCGATCCAGTAGCCCCACTCGTCGTCGGACATGAACTTCTTGGCCGTCTCCATGGCCGCGGAGTAGTAGCCCTGGCGGTTGAGGTAGCCGCCGACCCAGCCGGACGTGTACCAGTTGATGTATTCGTAGGCAGCGTCGAGCTTGGCGCCTTCGAGATGCGAGGCAAGTCCGAGGCCGCCGCCCCATGAGCGGTAGCCTTCCTTCAGCGGCTGGTATTTGCAGGCGATGCCTTTCGAGCGGACGGCGGCGACGGCCGGCGACCACATCGACTGGATGACGACCTCGCCAGAGGCCATCAGGTTGACGCTCTCGTCGAACGACTTCCAGAAGGCGCGGAACTGGCCGCCCTGCTTGGCCTTGATCAGGAAGTCGATCGTCTTGTCGATCTCCTCCTTGGTCATGTTGCCCTTGTCGGCATATTTGATGTTGCCCACCGCCTCCATGATCATGGCCGCGTCCATGATGCCGATCGAGGGGATATTCAGGATCGAGGTCTTGCCCTTGAAGGCCGGGTCCATGATGTCGGCCCAGGTGGTGATCTCGCGGCCTACGAGGTCGGGGCGGATACCCAGCGTGTCGGCGTTGTAGATGGTGGGCACCATCGTGAAATACTGCGTCTCAGCGGCGGCGAAGGTCTTGTCGCCGGGCTTCTCGACGAAGCCGACCGTGTGCGGCGCGGTGCCCTGCGCGATGACGCTGTCGGGTGTCAGCTTGCCGGTCTTGAACAGCGGCACGATCTGGTCGTAGTAGGTCAGCTTCTTCGTATCCATCGGCTGGATCACGCCGGCTGGGAACACCTTCTTCAGGATCCAGTATTCGATGTCGGCGATGTCGTAGCTGTCGGGCTGCGTCACGGCGCGCTGTGCGGCGGCGTCGGAATCGGTCGCCGTCATCTCCAGCGTGATGCCGAGGTCTTCCTTGCACTTGTCGGCGATGGCGTTGAGGTTCGACACGCCGGTGCCGAACTGGCGCAGCGTGATCGGGTTCTGCGCCCAGATGGTCGGGAATCCGGTGATCGCACCCGAGCCGGCCGCGAGGCCAAGGGCAGCGCCGCCGGTCTTGAGCAGCGATCGGCGGGAAATGCCGGCTGGCTTTTTCGTCGTCTGTGTCATGTCCAGTTCCCCTGTGTTGTCGGTTTCTGTCGTCAGGAATCGAGGCGGCCAAGCACGATCGAGTCCTCGGGGCCCCAGGCGAGGGACGCCGCGTCGCCGACCTTGACGGGCGCTGCGAAGAAGGCCGCGTCGCTGACGATCGCGGTGAAGTCCTGCACACCGGCGCCGCTGACGGTGAGCTTCACCGAGGCGCCGCGATATTCGATGTTGTCCACGATGCCGGTGAAGCCGAGGCCCGGTGCGTCCGACGCGCCGATGCGCACCTTGTCGGTGCGCACCGCGATGTCGATGCTCTCGCCGACTTCGCGCACGCCGCCAGTCGCGGTGAACTCGCCGCCGCTTGGCACCGCGACTGTCACGCCGCTCTCGGTCGCCGCGGTCACCCGGCCGGAGATCACGTTGTGGTCGCCCATGAAGCGCGCGACGAAGGCGGTGGCGGGACGCTCGAACACCTCGCGTGGATGGGCGGCCTGCTCGATGCGGCCGTCGTTCATCACCACAATCAGATCAGCCAGCGCCATAGCCTCCTCCTGGCTGTGGGTGACGTGAACGAAGGTGATCCCTAGCGTCGTCTGCAGCCGCTTCAGCTCCGCGCGCATCCGGATCTTCAGGAAGGGATCGAGCGCCGACAGCGGCTCGTCGAGGAGCAGCGCTTCCGGGTCAGTGATAAGCGCGCGGGCGAGCGCCACGCGCTGCTGCTGGCCGCCGGAGAGCTGCGCCGGGCGCCGCGTCGCATAGGGGTCCATCTGGACAAGCTTCAGCATCTCCAGCGCCTTGGCGCGGCGCTCGTCCTTGG
The Mesorhizobium australicum genome window above contains:
- a CDS encoding Ku protein, with the translated sequence MARNAFWRGYLKLSLVNCPVTMMPATSESEKIRFHTINRKSGRRVRSQYVDSDTGEVVRHEVKGYETEEGKFVTFEDEELEAVALDSVRTVDIDSFVPADSIPWIWYDSPYYVVPSDKVGEEAFAVIREAMREKDVVGISRLVLNRRERAVLLEPRGNGIILWTLRYGDEVRDPGEFFKDIDPARADSKLVNMVGELIEERSKPWTPKMVEDPVQEKLRDIIAAKNRKGKSTAKAKADAEPEGASNVVSLMDALKKSLEKNPSSARKGSSRKS
- a CDS encoding Ku protein encodes the protein MARPRAQWKGYLKLDEITCQVALFSGASTGERTRFHTVNKDTGNRVRREFVDEKTGRAVEREDQVKGYETDRGDFIILEQEEINAAIPEGDKTIRIEAFIPCREVDTVYFDKPYYLAPVDKVAEEAFDLIREGMKKKKVAALGEAVLFRRVRKLMIRPFGDGIVANTLNFDYEVRSATEAFGDIPAIKIRKDMLDLAGHIIGTMAGEFDPSGFDDRYDAALAELVRAKIEGRPIKAPKKPKAGKVVDLMEALRESAKVVAKQPRKPPAKRSGTGKKAA
- a CDS encoding ferritin-like domain-containing protein, producing the protein MAKEKTLEDLFLDTLKDIYYAERKILKALPKMARGAQSDKLKAAFEKHRDETEGQVERLQQVFEIFGKRAQGKTCPAIDGIIEEGEEILEEFKGTPALDAGLVSAAQAVEHYEITRYGTLRRWAEMLGKPEAAKLFEDTLKEEKATDGNLTDFAENAANKKALMAAE
- a CDS encoding GNAT family N-acetyltransferase, whose amino-acid sequence is MTGAPEIRPLSPAEVETLVGWAAAEGWNPGLGDAAAFRVADPDGFLGAFVGGEMVAGIAAIAYGDDFGFIGLYICRSDQRGKGYGKAVWDAGMTRLSGRTIGLDGVPAQQANYRSMGFEPAYRTLRFSGRVAASDAPCIRPVTPDLSAAIHEFDRMCFPAVRNDFLVAWLGPPRISLASVANGIVRGFGVARACGEGHKIGPLFARDEKTAAALLASLATTCGSEVHIDVPEARSEFIDGLIALGFTSGFETARMYRGDPPAYQDNLVFGVTCLELG
- a CDS encoding aspartate/glutamate racemase family protein, producing MRILVVNPNTTASMTETIEAAATSAAAEGTMIEATTSGMGPVSIEGYYDEVFAMPGLLAEIRRGEAGGAQAAVIACFDDTGLDAARSMASIPVIGICEAALTLASFVAARFTVVTTSERSRVPVEELVRRYGFASRAKVRVAGVPVLALEDPNSDAVAKLKMEIARALDDDRAEAIVLGCAGMADLAAALQREFGLPVIDGVGAAVKQAEALIALGLTTGKRGAYASPLPKPFIGMLADFAPPAA
- a CDS encoding ABC transporter permease; this encodes MSHEKRTLEFYVLSAFFVLFVLFLYGPLSAILILSFQGPNGGLTFPLNGVSLHWFANLFERQAVGDFGGSFRRSFMLGLMVMIVTVVVSLLAGLAFRRKFVGATALFYLSVASLVVPSIIISLGIGVLFQQVGLRPSWYGSAFGAHLTWTLPFGVLIMFAVFNRFSPSYEEAARDLGATSWQTFAHVLLPMIAPSLIGVGLFGFTLSYDEFARTLMTAGTFNTLPLEIYGMTTNVTTPVLYALGTVTTLFSFLVIAATLGIIVWLGRRRTRG
- a CDS encoding ABC transporter permease; protein product: MTAAIDDTIAAPAAVATTRSRASVFARFSAYLQAAPLALILGAFLLLPILMIAVVSFWDYDFAAMYPDFITLNYAETLGSWVTWKTYLNTLKYAAIVWALTIFIGFWVAYYLAFHIRTTTMQMVLFLVCTVPFLTSNIIRMISWIPVLGRNGLVNSALVGSGIIPAPIEWLLYSDFAVVLAMVHLYTLFMVTPIFNTLMRIDRSLVEAARDAGATSWQILTNVIIPLAKPGMAIGTIFVVTLVMADFSTVQVMSGGQSASVALMMKNQMSLLQYPAAAANAVVLLVLVLLMVAGILRIVDIRKEL
- a CDS encoding ABC transporter substrate-binding protein, whose protein sequence is MTQTTKKPAGISRRSLLKTGGAALGLAAGSGAITGFPTIWAQNPITLRQFGTGVSNLNAIADKCKEDLGITLEMTATDSDAAAQRAVTQPDSYDIADIEYWILKKVFPAGVIQPMDTKKLTYYDQIVPLFKTGKLTPDSVIAQGTAPHTVGFVEKPGDKTFAAAETQYFTMVPTIYNADTLGIRPDLVGREITTWADIMDPAFKGKTSILNIPSIGIMDAAMIMEAVGNIKYADKGNMTKEEIDKTIDFLIKAKQGGQFRAFWKSFDESVNLMASGEVVIQSMWSPAVAAVRSKGIACKYQPLKEGYRSWGGGLGLASHLEGAKLDAAYEYINWYTSGWVGGYLNRQGYYSAAMETAKKFMSDDEWGYWIEGKPAQGEIKDPTGKVMEKPGAVRDGGSFEERMGRVACWNSVMDEDRYMVRRWNEFIAA
- a CDS encoding ABC transporter ATP-binding protein, whose amino-acid sequence is MSKAAAIDIASVSKVYGATTAVHAISLKVPAGSYCCLLGPSGCGKSTTLRMIAGHESISSGDIRLGNTVVTDLPPARRGTAMMFQSYALFPHIDVTDNVAFSLKMKGVAKDERRAKALEMLKLVQMDPYATRRPAQLSGGQQQRVALARALITDPEALLLDEPLSALDPFLKIRMRAELKRLQTTLGITFVHVTHSQEEAMALADLIVVMNDGRIEQAAHPREVFERPATAFVARFMGDHNVISGRVTAATESGVTVAVPSGGEFTATGGVREVGESIDIAVRTDKVRIGASDAPGLGFTGIVDNIEYRGASVKLTVSGAGVQDFTAIVSDAAFFAAPVKVGDAASLAWGPEDSIVLGRLDS